A single window of Rhizobium indicum DNA harbors:
- a CDS encoding class I SAM-dependent methyltransferase translates to MSTACSGCGSQASTIVATGQDYIYHGTEDNFRYVRCDGCGHFYLNPRPDISQLSLMYPANYGTFSNRFQGRANLLGRIKTIVNRKRLKGVVAHLPLGGRVLDVGCGNGELLIALRQARPDLELFGLDWHFPVETRNSLESQGIGLIEAPLEAAELPAQPFDFIIMLQLIEHLWEPEESLRRLVRALAKDGRLLIETPNTDGWDRRLFAGGAWGGYYFPRHLNLYSFERLAELLHRVGLAVESQRNLPAPLIWIYSLQGAVQARFGWKSSLTKIFGVKNIPLIAAFAFLDIAAIAMRFKTSNQQAISRKV, encoded by the coding sequence ATGTCGACGGCATGCTCCGGTTGTGGCAGTCAGGCCTCCACTATCGTTGCTACCGGGCAGGACTACATATATCACGGCACCGAAGACAACTTCAGATACGTTCGATGCGATGGTTGCGGTCATTTCTATCTCAATCCGAGGCCCGACATCAGCCAGCTGTCTTTGATGTATCCGGCCAACTACGGCACCTTCTCGAACAGATTTCAGGGCCGGGCAAATCTTCTTGGTCGAATAAAGACCATCGTCAATCGAAAGCGCCTGAAGGGCGTTGTCGCGCATCTTCCTTTGGGGGGAAGGGTGCTCGATGTGGGATGCGGCAACGGCGAGCTTTTGATCGCACTTCGTCAAGCGCGTCCTGATCTTGAGCTCTTCGGTCTGGATTGGCATTTCCCGGTTGAAACGCGCAACAGCCTGGAAAGCCAGGGAATAGGTCTAATCGAAGCGCCGCTTGAAGCTGCGGAATTGCCGGCACAACCCTTTGATTTCATCATCATGCTCCAGCTTATAGAGCATCTTTGGGAGCCGGAGGAGAGCTTGCGACGCCTCGTCCGTGCCTTGGCGAAGGATGGCCGGCTGTTGATCGAAACGCCTAATACTGACGGCTGGGACAGGCGGCTCTTCGCGGGCGGTGCGTGGGGCGGGTATTATTTCCCGCGCCACTTGAACCTTTACAGTTTTGAGCGATTGGCTGAACTCCTGCACAGAGTGGGGTTGGCCGTTGAATCTCAACGCAATCTTCCCGCTCCATTGATCTGGATTTACTCCCTCCAAGGAGCTGTGCAGGCGCGTTTCGGCTGGAAGAGTTCCTTGACGAAGATTTTCGGCGTCAAAAATATACCTTTGATTGCCGCCTTTGCTTTTCTTGATATCGCCGCCATCGCGATGAGGTTTAAAACGTCAAACCAACAGGCAATATCGAGGAAGGTATAG
- a CDS encoding GNAT family N-acetyltransferase — translation MIVSEPREQIAAWVGNRIGVAFHPPYTTLAHIDRGRIIAGFVFNVWTEHDVEVSLAADRLTLTLMRSVFRYVVHQLGCRRATARTRADNAESQQVLARLGARLEGRQQAYFGDCDALLYAIMKEDFPYGLHAEGPKGA, via the coding sequence TTGATCGTCTCCGAACCGCGCGAGCAGATCGCGGCCTGGGTCGGCAACAGGATCGGTGTGGCCTTTCACCCGCCTTACACGACGCTCGCCCATATCGACCGCGGCCGGATCATCGCCGGCTTCGTTTTCAACGTCTGGACCGAGCATGACGTCGAAGTTTCGCTGGCCGCCGACCGGCTGACGCTGACGCTGATGCGATCGGTCTTTCGCTATGTCGTGCATCAGCTCGGCTGCCGCCGCGCAACCGCAAGAACCCGCGCCGACAATGCCGAATCCCAGCAGGTTCTGGCAAGACTCGGCGCACGCCTGGAAGGTCGCCAGCAGGCCTATTTCGGCGACTGCGACGCGCTGCTTTACGCAATCATGAAAGAGGATTTTCCCTATGGTCTCCACGCCGAAGGCCCCAAAGGCGCCTGA
- a CDS encoding fatty acid desaturase family protein, producing MDAQFNECMKVARKLVDPGFLESLKQPQPRAIIVATAMIWLQIVVSWSIALLGPWWLLWLPFLINCAVTQGMLLWVHEASHFHLYSDRRKNDIWCDMFFAAPVGMSVAAYRLRHMSHHAHLGTEKDADGYPYREPIKGFRALAWVMVKALSGGMGVWLAADKYGGSARKQASGNSLSPSWLAPMVTIVFNGLLFALCIVTGRWYLYILLWGYPIAAVAIALNIVRTIAEHQPEDYPLYEDGREQAMMPLARTTAPNWFEKWLMYQANFNYHIEHHLFPAIPQHNLAILHRHLFERGFYEHFPGCLQRSGFAKFIRLSRNRKNDDFSDSVQDALAL from the coding sequence GGTAGCAAGAAAGCTTGTCGACCCGGGTTTCCTTGAATCGTTGAAACAGCCTCAACCGCGCGCGATCATCGTGGCGACCGCGATGATCTGGCTTCAGATAGTTGTCTCCTGGTCGATCGCACTCCTCGGCCCTTGGTGGCTCCTATGGCTGCCATTCCTGATCAACTGCGCAGTAACGCAGGGCATGTTGCTCTGGGTTCACGAGGCATCGCATTTCCATCTCTACTCCGACCGCCGTAAAAACGATATCTGGTGCGACATGTTCTTTGCTGCACCTGTCGGGATGTCGGTTGCCGCGTATCGATTGCGCCACATGAGCCACCATGCACATCTGGGTACAGAGAAGGATGCGGATGGCTATCCCTATCGCGAGCCGATCAAGGGCTTTCGGGCGCTCGCCTGGGTCATGGTCAAGGCTTTGAGCGGGGGTATGGGAGTGTGGCTGGCGGCAGACAAATATGGTGGTTCGGCCCGAAAGCAGGCATCGGGGAACTCGCTGTCGCCTTCCTGGTTGGCGCCGATGGTGACTATCGTCTTCAATGGCTTGCTGTTTGCGCTCTGCATTGTGACAGGCCGCTGGTATCTCTACATTCTGCTATGGGGCTATCCCATCGCGGCCGTAGCGATCGCCCTGAATATCGTACGCACCATTGCTGAGCATCAGCCTGAGGACTATCCGCTTTACGAGGACGGACGGGAGCAGGCCATGATGCCGCTGGCTCGGACGACGGCGCCTAATTGGTTTGAAAAATGGCTTATGTACCAAGCAAATTTCAACTATCACATCGAACATCACCTATTCCCCGCCATTCCGCAGCATAATCTTGCAATACTTCATAGGCACCTCTTCGAAAGGGGGTTCTATGAGCATTTTCCGGGGTGCCTGCAGCGCAGCGGTTTTGCAAAATTCATCCGACTCTCGAGAAATCGTAAGAACGATGATTTCTCCGATTCGGTTCAAGATGCATTGGCTCTCTAA
- a CDS encoding tail fiber domain-containing protein: MVSTPKAPKAPDPTQTAAAQTATNVDTAIANAGLSHTNQYTPDGSLEYKVSGYQTMTDQNGKTYRLPTYSAYQTYSPGNQAIYDQTQQTQLGLAKLANDQTGKISGVLGTNVDLSAGNVDKYVNDHWRSGFNNQWDRDQASLDQSLADKGISMGSAAYDNALSDFSTRKQAASDQYLGDMYSNAQNSILTERNQPLNEISALMSGSQVHQPSYVNTPTTQLPTVDQAGLINENFNQKMGLYNQQLAQSNAAMGGLFGLGGSLLGGWAKSDRRLKENIKRVGTLDNGLAVYAFRYKEGGPTQIGLMSDDVRTMHPDAVFEHADGFDRVDYGRAVG, from the coding sequence ATGGTCTCCACGCCGAAGGCCCCAAAGGCGCCTGATCCGACACAGACCGCAGCGGCGCAGACGGCCACCAACGTCGACACCGCTATTGCCAATGCGGGGCTCAGCCACACCAACCAATACACGCCGGATGGTTCGCTGGAATACAAGGTCAGCGGCTACCAGACGATGACCGACCAGAACGGTAAGACCTATCGGCTGCCCACCTATTCGGCCTATCAGACCTATTCGCCCGGGAACCAGGCGATCTACGACCAGACGCAGCAGACGCAGCTCGGCCTTGCCAAGCTCGCCAACGACCAGACCGGCAAGATTTCGGGCGTGCTCGGCACCAATGTCGATCTCAGCGCCGGCAATGTCGACAAATATGTCAACGATCATTGGCGGTCCGGCTTCAACAACCAGTGGGACCGCGATCAGGCGAGCCTCGATCAGAGCCTTGCCGACAAGGGCATCTCGATGGGCTCGGCCGCCTATGACAATGCGCTGAGCGATTTTTCGACGCGCAAGCAGGCCGCATCCGACCAGTATCTCGGCGACATGTATTCGAATGCCCAGAACTCGATCCTGACCGAACGAAACCAGCCGCTGAACGAGATTTCGGCACTGATGTCGGGCTCGCAGGTCCACCAGCCGAGCTATGTCAACACGCCGACGACGCAACTGCCGACTGTGGATCAGGCTGGGCTGATCAACGAGAATTTCAATCAGAAGATGGGTCTCTACAACCAGCAGCTCGCCCAGTCGAACGCCGCAATGGGCGGTCTGTTTGGTCTTGGCGGCTCGCTGCTCGGCGGCTGGGCGAAATCCGACCGTCGGCTGAAGGAAAACATCAAACGCGTCGGCACGCTGGATAACGGCCTGGCGGTCTATGCCTTCCGGTACAAGGAGGGCGGCCCGACCCAGATCGGCCTGATGTCCGACGATGTGCGCACGATGCATCCGGACGCGGTGTTCGAACACGCAGACGGTTTCGACCGCGTCGATTACGGAAGGGCGGTGGGCTGA